A window of Panicum virgatum strain AP13 chromosome 8K, P.virgatum_v5, whole genome shotgun sequence contains these coding sequences:
- the LOC120646340 gene encoding ergosterol biosynthetic protein 28-like: MAGASWTKCTGGVPALGWWLIAVGAFRSAYTLSCFFGSAAMCSATASEITMTGQHARTIAVWTLLSCTLCFLCAFNLGSKPIYAATFLSFLYALGYLTVECLVYHTVRATTLSLFIFIAGTSMVWMLLQWNSNGHGPRLREATKQQ, from the exons ATGGCCGGAGCATCATGGACGAAGTGTACCGGCGGCGTGCCGGCGCTGGGGTGGTGGCTCATCGCCGTCGGCGCCTTCCGCTCCGCCTACACCTTGTCCTGCTTCTTCGGCTCCGCCGCGATGTGCTCGGCCACCGCCTCCGAGATAACGA TGACCGGCCAACATGCGCGAACGATCGCAGTGTGGACTCTGCTGTCCTGCACATTGTGCTTCCTGTGCGCCTTCAACCTCGGCAGCAAGCCGATCTACGCGGCCACCTTCCTGTCCTTCCTCTACGCCCTCGGCTACCTAACCGTCGAGTGCCTTGTGTACCACACAGTCAGGGCAACCACACTCTCCCTGTTCATCTTCATCGCAG GGACATCCATGGTTTGGATGCTTCTTCAGTGGAACTCCAACGGCCATGGACCCCGTCTCCGTGAGGCTACCAAGCAGCAATGA
- the LOC120644809 gene encoding plastid-lipid-associated protein 6, chloroplastic-like, with product MAMAAPWSSSSCCTATASTSAPRPLGPGSPKGAAWPAGAGGSSCTGQRRNRRRRRRLSVCATAAAPPPPPPVDYADASAAGADADYVASLKVKLLSAVSGLNRGLAAGQEDLDRADAAARELEAAGGGPVDLGRDLDRLQGRWRLVYSSAFSSRTLGGSRPGPPTGRLLPITLGQVFQRVDVVSRDLDNIVELELGAPWPLPPLEATATLAHKFEIVGTSGIKISFEKTTVKTRGSLSQLPPLEVPRIPDNLRPPSDAGSGEFEVTYLDGDTRVTRGDRGELRVFVIA from the exons atggccatggccgcgccgtggtcgtcgtcgtcctgcTGCACCGCGACGGCGTCGACGAGCGCCCCGCGGCCGCTGGGTCCGGGGAGCCCCAAGGGCGCGGCTTGGCCGGCCGGTGCCGGCGGGTCGAGCTGCACGGGGCAGCGGAGgaacaggcggcggcggcggcggctgtccgTCTGTGccacggcggccgcgccgccgccgccgccgcccgtggacTACGCggacgccagcgccgccggcgccgacgccgactACGTGGCGTCGCTCAAGGTCAAGCTGCTG AGCGCGGTGTCCGGGCTAAACCGCGGCCTGGCGGCGGGCCAGGAGGACCTGGACcgcgcggacgcggcggcgcgggagctcgaggcggccggcggcgggcccgtGGACCTGGGCAGGGACCTCGACCGGCTGCAGGGCCGGTGGCGCCTCGTGTACAGCAGCGCCTTCTCGTCGCGGACGCTCGGCGGCAGCCGCCCTGGCCCGCccaccggccgcctcctccccatCACGCTCGGCCAGGTGTTCCAGCGCGTCGACGTGGTGAGCCGGGACCTCGACAACAtcgtcgagctcgagctcggcgcgccgtggccgctgccgccgctcgagGCCACGGCCACGCTGGCGCACAAGTTCGAGATCGTCG GGACGTCGGGGATCAAGATCAGTTTCGAGAAGACGACGGTGAAGACGAGGGGGAGCCTGTCGCAGCTGCCGCCGCTGGAGGTGCCGCGGATCCCCGACAACCTGCGGCCACCGTCCGACGCCGGGAGCGGCGAGTTCGAGGTGACGTACCTCGACGGCGACACGCGCGTCACCCGCGGGGACAGGGGCGAGCTCCGGGTGTTCGTCATCGCCTGA
- the LOC120644810 gene encoding ergosterol biosynthetic protein 28-like, protein MAGAWTEHGSGLPALGWWLIAVGAFRSAYTWSCFFGSAAMCSAIYSDMPMTGEHGRTVAVWTLLSCTLCFLCAFNLGSKPLYTATFLSFLYALGYLTVECLVYHTIRAARLSLFTLIAGTSMVWMLLRWNSNDRGPRAREATKQK, encoded by the exons ATGGCCGGAGCATGGACGGAGCACGGCAGCGGCCTGCCGGCGCTGGGGTGGTGGCTCATCGCCGTCGGCGCCTTCCGCTCCGCCTACACCTGGTCCTGCTTCTTCGGCTCCGCAGCGATGTGCTCGGCCATCTACTCCGACATGCCGA TGACCGGCGAACATGGGCGAACGGTCGCGGTGTGGACTCTGCTGTCGTGCACGCTGTGCTTCCTGTGCGCCTTCAACCTCGGCAGCAAGCCGCTGTACACGGCCACCTTCCTGTCCTTCCTCTACGCCCTCGGCTACCTAACCGTCGAGTGCCTGGTGTACCACACCATCCGTGCTGCTAGACTCTCCCTGTTCACCCTCATCGCAG GGACATCCATGGTTTGGATGCTTCTTCGGTGGAACTCCAACGACCGTGGACCCCGTGCCCGTGAGGCTACCAAGCAGAAATGA